One stretch of Chryseobacterium fluminis DNA includes these proteins:
- a CDS encoding DUF4286 family protein — protein sequence MSVLSITFHCTKNNLEEWENYIDETLILMTENLMDVDKYILSEVHSDFIDEGKNYNLLLMFDNNDLREDFVKSELENISERIEARFGQEVMIFNTFLNPRTSRF from the coding sequence ATGAGCGTATTAAGTATAACTTTCCACTGTACTAAAAATAATCTTGAAGAATGGGAAAATTATATCGATGAGACCCTGATTCTGATGACCGAAAACTTGATGGATGTCGACAAATATATTCTTTCTGAAGTTCACAGTGATTTTATTGATGAGGGCAAAAATTACAATCTTCTGCTGATGTTTGATAATAATGATCTGCGGGAAGATTTCGTTAAAAGTGAGTTAGAAAATATTTCGGAAAGAATTGAAGCCAGGTTCGGCCAGGAGGTGATGATATTCAATACATTTCTGAACCCGAGAACGTCCAGGTTTTAG